The Nitrospira sp. genomic interval CGTTGGACAATCCCGAAGCAGCAAGGCGCCTTGTACGGAAGATATTTCGCCATGTGGGGCAATTGGCCGATTACCCCAGGAGCGGTTCAAAGCCACCGGAGCTGAAGGGATGGCGCTACAGACAGATTGTCGAAGCTCCCTGCCGCGTCTTCTATCGACAAGAAGGCCCCCGCGTGTTCATTTTGTACGTCATGCGCAGCCAGCGCCTGCTTCGGCCAGACAGGCTTTCCACCCGGAGCAAGAAACTGCCGGAGTGAGGTCCTGCAGATCGTCATCCGCTGGTTGACCCGCGTAGCGCGGCCCAACCAGCGGCTGCAGCGGACCTCCACCAGTGAGGAATCCCGTATCATCTTCTAAGAGCCTGTTCAAAATCTTTTGAGGAGTAGGACGAGGAAAGCGAGAACGGCCATA includes:
- a CDS encoding type II toxin-antitoxin system RelE/ParE family toxin, translated to MAEVIWTEPALNDLDAIADYIALDNPEAARRLVRKIFRHVGQLADYPRSGSKPPELKGWRYRQIVEAPCRVFYRQEGPRVFILYVMRSQRLLRPDRLSTRSKKLPE